Genomic DNA from bacterium:
CGGAACAAAACAGACGAGCCGCTGTTGTTACGGAACTCACAGTCGAAAAATTGAAGCCGGGAAGTTCCGTAAAAATATCCCATACTGTTTCCGATAGAATTTGAAAACCGACAATTCCGGAATTGAACGGGAGGATTTATTGTATTCGAGAATACGATAGGATCCTGATTCGTGACATTGATCGAGTCGAATATGCAGTTCGAGATTTCACTACGTGTGCAGTTAGGCATAACTGACACAACCGTTAGACTACCCGAACCGATGAAATTAGTATTCTCTATCAAATAGTAGTTACGTAAATCAACGACACCACCCCGATTCCTAAAAAGACTATTTTGAATGATTGTTGTATCCCCACCGTGAATCATACGATTAGAGTTAGTCATGGAGTTTCTTCGATCAAAGAAGGAACTGTAAGTGATGCGTAGCGTCCCATTACAATATATCATAGGATTTAAACCGATTGTGTCGCGATAAAACACACACTTTTCAAACACACCTTCAGATTCTAATCCATTAATTCTGATAGTACCAGAACTGTAACTACGCGAGGAATCAAATACACCTTCGATCCGACAGTCAATCATAGAAATTCTCGAATTCGTAGATGTTAGCAGCAAGTTCGCGGAAGTCATTGTATCAGATTGAAAATGAATGCCGTAAAGTTTTAAACTCGTACTATCGACATGAATTAGCGTATCTCCAGTGCAGTGCCAAATTGTATTCTGCAGATCATTGGTATCTCTGGTGAATACGGAACGGGAGATGATTGACAACGGAAACGATACAGTGACATTCTCCCGGTAATCGCCCGGAAGCAACATCACAGTATCGTTGGCTAGCGATGCTTCCAACGCACTGGTGATGGTTGGATAGAGATCGGGTACTACCCGGATTGTTCCAAAAGCGGTTAGGGGTACTAACAAAAAGAGTAAAAGCAGGAAACATGCTGTTCGCATTGCACCTCTTAGTGTACAAACGATACTTTTACAGTATAGTATTTGTAGGTGCCTCACACAAGAAAATTTCTTCTTCGAGAATTAATTCCGGTTATTTGCCCTCCTGACCAATACGTGTTGTGCGATATCGTTGTCCAGTGCGAGGGTCGTTTGCTCGCAATCAAGGACAAGCGCCGGATGGATTTGACGAATTGTGAGCGTACTGCCAAGTGAGATCCCGAGTCGAATTAATTTCTCGGCGGCATCTTCATCGAGAATCGAATGGACGACATATTGATCG
This window encodes:
- a CDS encoding T9SS type A sorting domain-containing protein, which translates into the protein MRTACFLLLLFLLVPLTAFGTIRVVPDLYPTITSALEASLANDTVMLLPGDYRENVTVSFPLSIISRSVFTRDTNDLQNTIWHCTGDTLIHVDSTSLKLYGIHFQSDTMTSANLLLTSTNSRISMIDCRIEGVFDSSRSYSSGTIRINGLESEGVFEKCVFYRDTIGLNPMIYCNGTLRITYSSFFDRRNSMTNSNRMIHGGDTTIIQNSLFRNRGGVVDLRNYYLIENTNFIGSGSLTVVSVMPNCTRSEISNCIFDSINVTNQDPIVFSNTINPPVQFRNCRFSNSIGNSMGYFYGTSRLQFFDCEFRNNSGSSVLFRVSNCQIFQSIFRGNQSPLFSNRGFNTNIFVQNTDFIDNAQFETVPDGETRLDTANVPNCYWDDPTGPHHVMNLAGLGMNLPDFVNPFPFRTAPVFPESSTQEYPSENTLPTSPRITLAYPNPFNSSTTIRYSLPQAGDATIAVYDVTGRVVTELRKGYLPGGDGSYHWRADAVASGTYFVRMKTSNGVSLQEIHLIK